One Lacipirellulaceae bacterium DNA window includes the following coding sequences:
- a CDS encoding DUF309 domain-containing protein, which translates to MSVLPEIPVVDRPRYSKEKLPPYSYVPKQTPHPVSDPTGHWYGREEVVPPPLSPGDWHASETYLYAIDLFNHGYYWEAHEAWESLWHAAGREGTVADWLKALIKLAASLVKAREGNPRGVERHARRSLELIDLVAAEISESSFCGLSLARVEAIARGFLSELGNQTLDTNPALLISSWLELKKN; encoded by the coding sequence TTGAGCGTACTGCCGGAAATACCCGTCGTTGATCGCCCCCGCTACTCGAAAGAGAAGCTCCCGCCCTATTCCTACGTGCCCAAGCAGACGCCTCACCCGGTGAGCGACCCGACGGGACACTGGTACGGTCGCGAGGAGGTCGTTCCACCGCCTCTAAGCCCCGGCGACTGGCATGCATCTGAGACTTATCTCTACGCCATCGACTTGTTCAATCACGGCTACTATTGGGAAGCCCATGAAGCGTGGGAGTCGCTCTGGCACGCGGCAGGCCGTGAGGGGACGGTTGCCGACTGGTTGAAAGCCTTGATCAAGCTTGCCGCGTCACTCGTAAAGGCGCGCGAAGGAAACCCTCGCGGTGTCGAGCGTCATGCGCGTCGGTCACTAGAGCTGATTGATCTCGTCGCTGCTGAAATTTCCGAAAGCTCATTCTGTGGCTTGAGCCTCGCAAGAGTTGAGGCAATCGCCCGAGGATTTCTGTCTGAACTTGGCAACCAGACTTTAGACACAAATCCAGCGCTGCTCATCTCTTCCTGGCTAGAGCTGAAGAAAAACTGA
- the cysK gene encoding cysteine synthase A: MPRNRTYDNAAEAIGETPMIRINRLVPEDHATVFAKCEFFQPLNSVKDRIGAAMIAAGEKDGKINAETHVIEPTSGNTGIALAFVCAAKGYRLTLTMPESMSVERRALLKAMGAELVLTPAAGGMKAAIAKAEELTNNGENTFMPQQFENPANPAIHEATTGPEIWADSGENIDVMVAGVGTGGTITGSSRFLKSKNPNFLSIAVEPTDSPVISGGDPGPHKIQGIGAGFIPGNLDTSLVDETIQVSNEEAFQWSRRLAKEEGIMAGISSGANICAAAKVAARPEMKGKRIVTIMCSLGERYLSTPLFEGLTG, translated from the coding sequence ATGCCCCGCAATCGTACTTATGACAACGCCGCCGAGGCTATCGGCGAGACACCGATGATTCGGATTAATCGCCTTGTGCCCGAGGATCACGCGACGGTGTTCGCCAAGTGCGAGTTCTTCCAGCCGCTGAACAGCGTGAAGGATCGTATCGGTGCAGCGATGATCGCAGCCGGTGAAAAGGACGGCAAAATCAATGCTGAGACGCACGTCATCGAGCCGACCAGCGGCAATACGGGGATTGCTCTGGCCTTTGTCTGCGCTGCGAAAGGTTACCGTCTGACACTCACCATGCCGGAGTCGATGTCCGTCGAACGTCGCGCTCTGCTCAAAGCGATGGGGGCTGAGTTGGTCCTCACGCCGGCTGCAGGCGGAATGAAAGCGGCTATTGCGAAGGCGGAGGAACTGACCAACAACGGTGAAAATACTTTCATGCCGCAGCAGTTTGAGAATCCGGCCAACCCGGCCATTCATGAAGCGACGACGGGTCCGGAGATTTGGGCCGACTCCGGTGAGAACATCGACGTCATGGTCGCAGGTGTGGGGACGGGTGGCACAATCACTGGTAGTTCGCGCTTCCTGAAGAGTAAGAACCCGAATTTTCTTTCCATCGCGGTTGAGCCCACGGACTCGCCTGTGATCTCCGGTGGCGACCCAGGTCCGCATAAGATTCAAGGAATTGGTGCCGGCTTTATTCCTGGCAACCTTGACACTTCGCTGGTTGATGAAACCATACAAGTAAGTAACGAAGAAGCCTTCCAGTGGTCACGTCGATTGGCCAAAGAGGAGGGCATCATGGCCGGTATTTCCAGCGGAGCGAACATTTGTGCCGCCGCTAAAGTTGCCGCTCGACCAGAGATGAAAGGCAAGCGGATCGTGACGATTATGTGCAGCCTTGGTGAACGCTACTTGAGTACTCCGTTGTTTGAAGGGCTCACAGGCTGA
- a CDS encoding replication-associated recombination protein A yields MSLFAAQEEENRQSVMPLAARMRPRTLDEFAGQQHFLGEGKLLRRLIKADRLSAVIFFGPPGTGKTTLAHLLASSTQQRFRQLNAVSSGVKELREVLDESRDSVASGGSRTLLFIDEIHRFNRSQQDALLPDVEAGNVVLVGATTSNPFFAVNDALVSRSQVFEFHPLTEDDVFGLLNRALADGEQGLGKISVEAHPEALEFLAKVCDGDARRALSALEVAVLSSSERPVELNLELAAESVQRKAIQYDASGDSHYDAASALIKSIRGSDPDAGLYWLARMIEGGEDIRFLCRRLVILASEDIGNADPRALPLAVATMQACEFVGLPECQLNLSQCVTYLACAPKSNAATVAIGEARTDVREGRLVPVPMHLRDGHYAGSKRLGHGQGYEYAHNAEDGIASQDYLGVEREYYRPVDRGFEKELQERVAAIRAKLAAAKSNEMER; encoded by the coding sequence ATGTCGCTTTTTGCTGCCCAAGAGGAAGAGAACCGCCAGAGCGTGATGCCGTTGGCGGCACGGATGCGTCCACGCACGCTCGACGAATTCGCAGGACAGCAGCATTTTCTCGGCGAAGGCAAACTGCTGCGGCGACTGATTAAAGCGGATCGACTCTCTGCGGTGATCTTCTTCGGCCCCCCCGGCACTGGGAAAACCACCCTGGCTCATTTGCTGGCGAGTTCAACGCAACAGCGATTCCGCCAGTTGAATGCTGTCAGTAGCGGCGTGAAGGAGCTTCGCGAAGTTCTTGACGAGAGCCGAGATTCGGTCGCTTCTGGCGGATCGCGAACATTGCTGTTTATCGATGAGATCCATCGCTTCAACCGATCCCAGCAAGATGCTTTATTGCCCGATGTCGAAGCGGGCAACGTGGTCTTGGTGGGAGCAACCACGTCGAACCCCTTCTTCGCCGTCAACGATGCGCTGGTGAGCCGGAGTCAAGTATTTGAGTTCCACCCGCTCACCGAAGACGACGTGTTTGGGCTGTTGAACCGAGCACTAGCGGACGGAGAGCAAGGCTTAGGCAAGATTTCCGTCGAAGCCCATCCTGAGGCTCTTGAGTTCCTCGCCAAAGTCTGCGACGGTGACGCGCGACGGGCGTTGAGTGCCCTGGAAGTCGCGGTACTGTCCAGCAGCGAGCGTCCCGTCGAACTCAACTTGGAGCTCGCGGCTGAATCGGTCCAACGCAAAGCCATTCAATACGACGCTAGCGGCGACAGCCACTACGACGCGGCTAGCGCTTTGATCAAGAGCATCCGCGGAAGTGATCCTGATGCGGGCCTGTACTGGCTGGCTCGAATGATTGAAGGGGGCGAGGATATTCGCTTTCTCTGCCGCCGGCTGGTGATCCTCGCCAGCGAAGACATCGGCAACGCAGACCCTCGCGCACTACCGCTCGCCGTGGCGACGATGCAGGCTTGCGAATTCGTCGGTTTGCCGGAGTGTCAATTGAATCTTTCGCAATGCGTGACCTATCTGGCTTGTGCCCCGAAATCGAATGCGGCGACCGTTGCGATTGGCGAAGCTCGTACCGACGTCCGTGAGGGACGATTAGTGCCCGTACCGATGCACCTGCGCGATGGGCATTACGCAGGTTCGAAGCGGCTGGGGCATGGCCAAGGGTATGAATACGCCCATAACGCGGAGGACGGTATCGCTTCGCAGGACTATCTGGGCGTAGAAAGGGAGTATTACCGTCCGGTGGATCGCGGCTTCGAGAAAGAACTTCAGGAACGCGTCGCAGCGATTCGCGCGAAGTTAGCGGCGGCGAAGTCAAACGAAATGGAACGCTAG
- a CDS encoding CbiX/SirB N-terminal domain-containing protein codes for MSSDMISAPFDADTTGIILVDHGSRRAESNELLLEVVAAYDNSSDWRIVEPAHMELAEPSIETAFGRCLERGAERVVVFPYFLSPGRHWNSDIPRLAGEASQKHGNIPYVVTAPLGLHELMMQVISDRIDHCLQRVKGVADSCDVCSESTGCKYAAEG; via the coding sequence ATGTCTAGCGATATGATCTCTGCTCCCTTCGACGCGGACACAACCGGTATTATTCTTGTTGATCACGGGTCGCGTCGTGCCGAAAGCAACGAACTACTTCTCGAAGTCGTTGCTGCCTACGACAACTCTTCCGATTGGAGAATCGTTGAGCCAGCGCACATGGAACTTGCCGAGCCTTCGATTGAAACCGCGTTCGGACGCTGTCTCGAGCGAGGGGCCGAGCGAGTTGTCGTGTTCCCCTACTTTCTATCACCGGGGCGGCACTGGAATAGCGACATCCCCCGTTTGGCTGGCGAAGCCTCGCAGAAGCATGGCAATATTCCTTACGTGGTGACTGCACCGCTAGGTCTGCACGAACTGATGATGCAAGTCATTAGCGACCGCATCGATCATTGCCTCCAGCGCGTTAAGGGCGTCGCAGACTCGTGCGACGTTTGTAGCGAATCGACTGGGTGCAAATACGCCGCCGAAGGGTAA
- the mgtE gene encoding magnesium transporter: MKPFESLLRAFLDLHPEDAARSFETIEFHEALRLFKKLPNSVAASLLERLNLTVAARILEKQDTHRAVELLSAIPTRQASSLTHLMDDAQKALILESLPESEARILRELDAYAPETSGGMMEPGVVSLSIDLTAQQAIAAIRKAPREALHYLYVTNRKGELSGVLNMRDLLLAAPRDLIEPLVKRDIVAIPDTMDREEVVTLMQDRRFLALPVVDFEGRLIGVVKHDEALQAVQLEAFEDLQKIVGAGAEERAMSPVRTVVRSRLPWLFVNLLTAFMAAAVIGLFEGIIAKVAALAVLMPVVAGQGGNTGSQSLAVVMRGLALREIIPGVEKKVIRKELIGGLVNGVSIALVTAVAVFGWRILKGDPLEACTGLSLVIGLSMIVNMGTAALSGAVIPLVLKSLGRDPAQSASIFLTTVTDIVGFASFLGFAVLFSGMIM, translated from the coding sequence GTGAAGCCTTTCGAATCTTTGCTACGTGCTTTTCTTGATCTGCACCCCGAAGATGCGGCAAGGTCGTTTGAAACGATCGAGTTCCACGAAGCACTACGACTGTTCAAGAAACTCCCCAATAGCGTGGCCGCGTCCTTGCTTGAGCGGCTGAACTTAACCGTCGCTGCACGTATCTTGGAGAAGCAAGATACTCACAGAGCCGTGGAATTACTGTCCGCGATTCCCACTCGTCAGGCGTCTTCGCTGACGCACTTAATGGACGACGCCCAAAAGGCATTGATCCTCGAATCGTTGCCGGAGTCAGAGGCGCGTATACTCCGGGAACTTGACGCTTACGCACCCGAAACTTCCGGTGGCATGATGGAGCCGGGTGTCGTTTCGCTCTCGATTGATCTGACGGCTCAACAAGCGATCGCAGCAATTCGAAAAGCTCCGCGAGAAGCGCTTCATTATCTGTATGTCACAAATCGTAAGGGAGAGTTATCCGGCGTTCTCAATATGCGAGATTTGCTCCTCGCAGCACCGCGCGATCTGATTGAACCACTGGTGAAGCGTGATATCGTTGCGATTCCCGACACGATGGATCGAGAAGAGGTCGTCACGCTGATGCAGGATCGCAGGTTCCTCGCATTGCCTGTGGTCGACTTCGAGGGTCGACTTATCGGAGTTGTGAAACATGATGAAGCATTGCAGGCCGTGCAGCTCGAAGCGTTTGAAGACCTCCAAAAGATCGTCGGTGCCGGAGCCGAAGAGCGAGCTATGTCACCCGTCCGCACGGTCGTCCGCAGCCGATTACCGTGGCTGTTTGTCAATCTACTGACGGCATTTATGGCCGCGGCGGTGATTGGCTTGTTCGAAGGGATCATCGCTAAGGTAGCAGCGTTGGCGGTGTTGATGCCCGTTGTGGCTGGGCAAGGTGGTAATACCGGCTCTCAATCACTGGCTGTGGTGATGCGTGGTCTAGCGCTCCGCGAAATCATTCCTGGTGTCGAGAAGAAAGTCATCCGTAAAGAATTGATTGGCGGACTGGTCAACGGTGTTTCGATAGCCTTGGTTACCGCTGTCGCAGTTTTCGGCTGGAGAATTCTGAAAGGCGATCCCTTGGAGGCGTGTACCGGGCTGTCGCTGGTCATTGGCCTCTCAATGATCGTCAACATGGGAACGGCCGCTCTGTCGGGAGCAGTGATTCCGCTTGTGCTCAAATCACTCGGTCGCGATCCGGCACAGTCGGCGTCGATCTTTCTGACCACCGTGACCGATATCGTGGGCTTCGCTTCGTTCTTAGGTTTTGCCGTCCTCTTCTCGGGGATGATCATGTAG
- a CDS encoding type II toxin-antitoxin system HicB family antitoxin produces the protein MKESARYVKIVEWSDEDNCYVGSSPGLLYGGCHGNDEKQVFEELCQIVEETIEIYHQDDKPLPPPTSGRDFANRMQDVA, from the coding sequence ATGAAAGAAAGCGCTCGCTATGTAAAGATCGTCGAGTGGTCTGACGAAGACAATTGCTACGTTGGAAGTTCACCAGGCTTACTTTATGGCGGATGCCACGGCAACGATGAGAAGCAAGTCTTTGAGGAGCTGTGCCAAATCGTTGAAGAGACGATCGAAATCTACCATCAAGACGATAAGCCATTGCCTCCTCCCACTTCCGGGCGAGACTTTGCGAACAGGATGCAAGACGTCGCATGA
- the lipA gene encoding lipoyl synthase has product MTASSPDGIPPTESTLLELPIVDPQPPRQRLPEWLRVNLPAGLGQQVFNGTDTAVHGNSLHTVCEEARCPNIHDCWARGTATFMIAGQSCTRGCRFCSVETLKAPPPPETEEPERLADAVEGLQLDHVVITVVNRDDLPDGGAGHYRDCVEAVHARLPETTIELLSSDLDGNWKALELLLENSPLSVFAHNVECVARLDSLVRDPRASFAQSLEVLRQAKQLAPEIVTKSSLMVGLGEADEEILDSLRELRRVGVDLVTLGQYLAPGRPGTRFLPVDRFVPPEQFAEYEREAYAMGFAGVASGPLVRSSYRAGELLAKARGITEESP; this is encoded by the coding sequence ATGACAGCCTCATCCCCTGACGGAATTCCCCCGACCGAATCCACGCTACTCGAACTACCCATCGTTGATCCGCAACCGCCGCGTCAACGGCTTCCTGAATGGTTGCGCGTAAACCTTCCTGCGGGGCTTGGGCAGCAAGTCTTCAATGGGACGGATACCGCGGTTCACGGTAACTCCTTGCATACCGTTTGCGAGGAAGCCCGCTGCCCGAATATTCACGACTGTTGGGCCCGTGGTACGGCGACGTTTATGATCGCTGGGCAGAGCTGCACCCGCGGCTGTCGGTTCTGCTCTGTCGAGACGCTGAAAGCCCCGCCTCCTCCAGAGACAGAGGAACCCGAACGCTTGGCGGACGCGGTTGAGGGATTACAGCTCGACCACGTTGTGATTACCGTCGTCAACCGCGATGATCTGCCTGATGGTGGAGCAGGGCACTATCGAGATTGTGTCGAGGCGGTCCATGCCCGACTGCCCGAAACGACGATCGAACTTCTTTCCAGCGACCTTGACGGAAACTGGAAAGCATTGGAGCTCTTGCTCGAGAACTCTCCGCTTTCGGTATTCGCTCACAATGTTGAGTGCGTTGCGCGGTTGGACTCCCTCGTCCGCGACCCGCGGGCATCGTTTGCTCAAAGCTTGGAAGTCTTGAGACAAGCGAAGCAACTCGCACCAGAAATCGTTACGAAGAGCAGCTTGATGGTTGGGCTCGGTGAAGCGGATGAAGAAATCCTCGACTCCCTGCGTGAACTTCGCCGGGTCGGAGTCGATTTAGTGACTCTCGGCCAATACCTAGCTCCTGGTCGTCCTGGTACGCGGTTTCTACCCGTGGATCGGTTCGTTCCGCCTGAGCAATTCGCTGAGTACGAACGCGAGGCCTATGCGATGGGCTTTGCGGGGGTAGCTTCGGGGCCGCTTGTGCGGAGTTCTTACCGGGCCGGGGAACTGTTGGCGAAGGCACGCGGTATTACCGAGGAGTCGCCCTGA
- a CDS encoding hydantoinase B/oxoprolinase family protein, with translation MVNQIASETPWQFAIDVGGTFTDCLATAPSGEQFRHKLLSSGVMKGEIGEGSSVGSIVDNARRSDPANFWDGATFALLSENGEVTVERQVTRFDRQRGVFELSKSLDELPTASFRYELRHDYDAPVLAIRYLLGLPANATPPPVVLRLGTTRGTNALLTRTGANSALVVTKGFGDVLRIGYQDRPKLFELAIKKRKPLTERSVEIDERVSADGETLRELDPQKVRQQLTALKETGIGSLAICLMHADLYPQHELVVEEIAREIGFTEISRSSEVSPLVKMVARAETTLVDAYLNPVLRTYFAKLQKELPGSKIRLMTSAGGLTSIESFRGCQSVLSGPAGGVVGYAQAAEQAGYSKAIGFDMGGTSTDVSRYAGEYEQEFESDKAGVRLMTPTLAIETIAAGGGSVCWFDGVKLRVGPDSAGADPGPACYGRGGPLTVTDVNLALGRVLVHRFPFQLDKMASLNALDAISRQVEAQTGERLTVQDLAEGFLKIANTNMAGAIRNVTIAKGVQPDEHLLVAFGGAAAQHACAVADDLGIREILHHPDAGILSAYGISVAEEVRHSTRGLWQSLAMLDESDLQEIFSGLAESPTQEFAAEGVERDRLEFHPYLEVHYTGSDAKLMIPYKAFDTIRTQFEELHQKQFGYLHRDRPLHIASTRLEVRLPALRLESEIENLRSEISEPSSCEIFFHGRLLEVPVYERKTLATGTRIDGPALIAQEHTLVVVDPTWRAQVLERGELLLSKDSDAGQELHRAESQAVELEIFNNLLVGVAERMGNVLRRTAVSVNVKERLDYSCAVFTGEGKLVANAPHVPVHLGAMGITVRSILADNPNLQPGDVFISNDPYRGGSHLPDITMVLPVYDEVTGELLFCTACRAHHAEIGGVQPGSMPPNSTKLAEEGVLISNFLYRRNGRVFESELRDLFVSARYPSRNPNENLADLAAQAAAVERGANELKQVVREHGKQKLLDQMQAVQRAAEQKVRQSLAGFAAGQYEFKDFIQTASGESVPIKVMVTLHGEDASGAAAVFDFAGTGGVVEGNLNANRAIVTAAVLYILRLLVDEDIPLNEGVLDAVEIVLPECLLNPPASEIPGDSPAVAAGNVETSQRIVDVLLGAFGIAAASQGTMNNVLFGDETFGYYETLGGGSGATRNAAGADAVQVHMTNTRSTDPEILERRLPVRLWEMRIREKSGGAGKHVGGNGMRRKLEFLKPLKLSLITGRRGPRPPFGLDGGSAGECGRNRLADRDGNVEKLPGICEREIEAGDVLEIETPGGGGFGEPR, from the coding sequence ATGGTGAATCAAATAGCGTCTGAAACTCCTTGGCAATTTGCAATCGACGTGGGCGGTACGTTCACGGACTGCTTGGCGACGGCCCCTAGTGGCGAGCAATTCCGCCATAAGCTGCTAAGTTCAGGCGTTATGAAAGGGGAAATCGGGGAAGGCTCGAGCGTGGGCTCGATCGTTGATAATGCCCGCCGGAGTGATCCCGCCAACTTCTGGGATGGAGCGACCTTTGCCTTACTCAGCGAGAACGGTGAGGTGACGGTAGAGCGACAAGTCACTCGGTTTGATCGTCAGCGAGGTGTTTTCGAACTTTCCAAGTCGCTCGACGAGTTGCCAACGGCTTCTTTTCGCTACGAGCTTCGACACGATTACGATGCACCGGTCTTGGCGATTCGCTATCTGCTCGGCCTGCCGGCAAACGCTACGCCGCCACCTGTTGTGCTTCGGCTCGGAACCACCCGCGGCACGAATGCCTTGCTCACGCGGACGGGCGCCAACTCGGCACTTGTCGTGACCAAAGGCTTTGGTGACGTTTTGCGAATTGGCTATCAAGACCGACCGAAGCTCTTCGAGTTGGCGATCAAGAAACGCAAGCCACTGACGGAACGGTCCGTTGAGATCGACGAGAGGGTATCTGCCGATGGTGAAACACTCCGTGAACTAGATCCCCAGAAAGTTCGACAGCAGCTTACCGCACTCAAAGAAACTGGCATCGGGTCGTTAGCGATTTGCTTGATGCACGCCGACTTGTATCCGCAGCATGAGCTCGTGGTCGAAGAGATTGCTCGTGAGATTGGCTTCACAGAGATTAGCCGGTCTAGCGAGGTCTCGCCACTCGTGAAAATGGTCGCCCGTGCCGAAACCACTTTGGTCGATGCCTACCTGAACCCCGTCCTTAGAACCTACTTTGCCAAGCTCCAAAAGGAACTGCCAGGAAGCAAGATCCGTCTGATGACTTCTGCTGGCGGGCTCACGAGCATCGAAAGCTTCCGCGGTTGCCAGAGCGTTCTCTCTGGTCCAGCAGGTGGTGTTGTTGGATATGCGCAGGCCGCTGAGCAAGCCGGCTATTCGAAAGCGATCGGCTTCGACATGGGTGGTACGAGTACGGATGTTTCTCGATATGCAGGAGAGTATGAGCAAGAGTTTGAGAGCGATAAGGCAGGCGTCAGGTTAATGACGCCGACGCTGGCGATCGAGACCATTGCCGCGGGGGGCGGTTCGGTGTGCTGGTTTGATGGCGTGAAGTTGCGAGTTGGCCCAGACAGCGCCGGTGCTGATCCGGGTCCCGCCTGTTACGGTCGTGGCGGGCCGTTGACGGTGACGGATGTTAATCTCGCGTTGGGCCGTGTTCTCGTGCACCGCTTTCCGTTTCAGTTGGACAAAATGGCCTCCCTCAATGCGCTGGATGCTATCTCACGGCAAGTAGAAGCGCAGACTGGCGAAAGACTAACAGTCCAAGACCTCGCCGAAGGCTTCTTGAAGATCGCCAATACGAATATGGCTGGGGCGATTCGCAACGTCACCATCGCCAAAGGCGTACAACCGGATGAGCATTTACTGGTGGCGTTTGGCGGAGCGGCGGCCCAACATGCGTGTGCCGTGGCGGATGACTTGGGTATTCGAGAAATCCTGCATCATCCCGACGCAGGGATTCTTAGCGCTTACGGCATCAGCGTCGCTGAGGAAGTTCGCCACTCAACGCGAGGGCTTTGGCAGTCGTTGGCCATGCTCGATGAATCAGACTTACAGGAAATCTTCAGTGGGCTTGCCGAGTCGCCAACACAAGAGTTTGCGGCGGAAGGAGTCGAACGCGATCGCCTAGAGTTCCATCCCTACTTAGAGGTCCATTACACGGGCTCCGACGCAAAGCTGATGATTCCCTATAAAGCTTTTGACACCATACGAACGCAGTTTGAGGAGCTCCATCAGAAGCAGTTCGGCTATTTGCATCGTGATCGCCCCTTGCACATTGCCAGTACAAGACTAGAAGTTCGCTTGCCAGCATTGCGTTTGGAATCAGAGATCGAAAACCTACGCTCCGAGATCAGTGAGCCATCTTCCTGCGAGATCTTCTTTCACGGACGACTTCTCGAGGTTCCCGTTTACGAGAGAAAGACGCTCGCGACGGGCACACGCATTGATGGTCCTGCGCTGATTGCTCAAGAGCACACACTCGTTGTCGTTGACCCAACTTGGCGGGCTCAAGTCTTGGAGAGAGGTGAGCTGCTGCTATCCAAAGACTCGGACGCTGGACAGGAACTTCACAGAGCTGAGTCACAAGCAGTCGAGCTGGAGATCTTCAACAATCTGCTCGTCGGCGTAGCGGAACGGATGGGGAATGTTCTGCGACGGACGGCAGTTAGCGTGAACGTGAAGGAGCGGCTCGACTACAGTTGTGCGGTGTTCACCGGCGAGGGAAAACTTGTAGCCAACGCTCCACACGTGCCTGTGCATTTGGGCGCTATGGGAATCACCGTGCGGAGCATCTTGGCAGACAATCCGAATCTGCAACCCGGCGACGTATTCATCTCAAATGACCCCTATCGTGGCGGTTCGCATTTACCCGACATCACGATGGTGCTTCCCGTCTATGATGAGGTCACGGGCGAGTTGCTCTTTTGCACGGCGTGTCGCGCTCATCACGCAGAAATTGGTGGGGTGCAGCCCGGATCGATGCCGCCAAATTCAACGAAGCTGGCTGAGGAAGGAGTGCTCATCAGTAACTTTCTCTACCGTCGGAACGGGCGAGTCTTTGAGAGCGAACTTCGCGACCTTTTTGTTAGTGCTAGATATCCGTCGCGAAATCCGAATGAGAATCTGGCCGATCTAGCGGCCCAAGCTGCCGCGGTGGAGCGTGGTGCTAATGAACTCAAGCAAGTTGTTCGAGAACATGGCAAGCAAAAGCTGCTAGATCAGATGCAAGCGGTGCAGCGTGCTGCGGAGCAAAAGGTCCGCCAATCGCTTGCCGGTTTCGCCGCGGGGCAGTATGAGTTCAAAGATTTCATCCAGACAGCCTCAGGGGAGAGTGTGCCAATCAAAGTGATGGTCACTTTGCACGGCGAAGACGCAAGCGGTGCGGCTGCCGTGTTCGATTTTGCAGGGACGGGCGGGGTGGTTGAGGGAAACTTAAACGCCAATCGCGCTATCGTCACAGCAGCAGTACTTTACATCTTGCGACTGTTGGTCGATGAAGACATCCCGCTGAACGAAGGTGTGCTCGATGCCGTCGAAATCGTCCTGCCAGAGTGCTTGCTCAATCCTCCGGCAAGCGAAATCCCAGGCGATTCTCCTGCCGTTGCTGCTGGGAATGTAGAGACCTCTCAACGCATCGTCGACGTGCTATTGGGAGCATTCGGCATCGCCGCTGCCAGCCAGGGAACGATGAACAACGTGCTATTTGGCGACGAGACGTTTGGCTACTACGAAACGCTAGGCGGCGGCAGTGGCGCGACGCGAAACGCAGCCGGGGCGGACGCTGTCCAAGTCCACATGACCAACACACGGAGTACAGACCCGGAGATTCTCGAACGCCGCTTACCCGTCCGACTTTGGGAAATGAGAATTAGAGAAAAAAGCGGTGGAGCGGGTAAGCATGTGGGCGGCAACGGCATGCGACGAAAGTTGGAATTCCTCAAGCCGCTCAAGCTTTCACTCATCACAGGACGCCGTGGTCCGCGTCCGCCGTTTGGATTGGATGGCGGCAGCGCAGGGGAGTGCGGTCGAAATCGCCTGGCAGACCGTGACGGAAACGTTGAAAAACTACCGGGTATCTGCGAACGTGAGATTGAAGCGGGCGATGTCCTGGAGATCGAGACTCCCGGAGGTGGGGGCTTTGGTGAACCGAGATAG
- a CDS encoding ABC transporter ATP-binding protein, whose translation MTTNAPRRPLIEVSGLHRYFGKTKAVQDMSFKVFPGEVFGYIGPNGAGKTTSMRILATLDEPTYGDAFVDGFSVVDDPDRVRRRLGFMPDYFGAYQNVNVYEYLDFFARAYGLQAKERTNAIDYVMDFTQLDKLAEKPIDGLSKGMKQRLCLGRTMIHDPAVLILDEPAAGLDPRARIELREMIALLAKDGKAVLISSHILTELAEICDRVGIIEQGKLLAVGSVDEISGRAETVSKVHVRVLEDRERLLNWLQARDDIADIVQKDQGIAFTHEGGPPKQASLLKEIVDAGFPVIDFSSKTKSLEDVFLHVTEGRVQ comes from the coding sequence ATGACGACCAATGCCCCGCGTCGACCATTGATTGAAGTCTCCGGTTTGCATCGTTACTTCGGCAAAACCAAAGCCGTGCAGGATATGTCTTTCAAGGTTTTTCCGGGGGAGGTCTTCGGTTACATCGGACCCAACGGTGCCGGGAAAACGACCAGCATGCGAATCCTCGCCACGCTTGATGAGCCTACCTATGGCGATGCGTTCGTGGACGGATTCTCGGTCGTCGACGACCCTGATCGAGTGCGGCGCCGACTCGGGTTCATGCCTGACTACTTCGGCGCGTATCAAAACGTCAACGTCTACGAGTACCTCGACTTTTTCGCCCGTGCCTATGGGCTGCAAGCAAAAGAGCGGACGAACGCTATTGACTACGTGATGGACTTTACGCAGCTCGACAAACTGGCGGAGAAGCCGATCGATGGGCTTTCCAAAGGAATGAAGCAACGGCTTTGTTTGGGCCGCACCATGATTCACGATCCGGCAGTTCTGATTCTCGATGAACCAGCAGCCGGTCTCGATCCGCGGGCACGCATCGAATTGCGTGAAATGATTGCACTATTGGCCAAGGACGGCAAAGCGGTGCTGATTAGCTCCCACATTCTCACCGAGCTGGCTGAAATTTGTGATCGGGTAGGAATCATTGAACAAGGCAAGCTGCTCGCCGTCGGTTCCGTTGATGAAATCAGCGGTCGGGCAGAAACGGTTAGCAAAGTTCATGTGCGGGTGCTGGAAGATCGGGAGCGTCTGCTTAACTGGCTACAAGCACGCGACGACATTGCCGATATCGTGCAGAAAGATCAGGGAATCGCGTTCACTCATGAGGGCGGCCCACCAAAGCAGGCCTCGCTGTTGAAGGAGATTGTCGACGCGGGTTTTCCTGTGATTGATTTCTCTTCAAAGACCAAGAGCTTGGAGGATGTGTTCCTGCATGTCACGGAGGGCCGCGTGCAATGA